Genomic DNA from Triticum dicoccoides isolate Atlit2015 ecotype Zavitan chromosome 4B, WEW_v2.0, whole genome shotgun sequence:
CCGTCCCAACCCTAGCGCCAGATCCGCCCGCTCGCCCGCGCAGCCATGGCGGAGTCCCTCGACATGTCCCTCGACGACATCATCAAGAGCAACAAGAAGGGCAACTCCTCGTCCGGCGGGGGTGGccgccgccgcgagggccgccgcggATCTGCCGCTGCCGGCAGCGGCGCGGCAGCGGCCGCCGCCGGAGGCGTCGGCCCCAACAGGCGCGCCTTCAAGAGGTCGGGGAACAGGGCGGCGCCCTACCAGCCGCCGAAGGTACGAACGAATCGCACGGGCTAGGCTTCGCGCCGTCGGCGGAGGATGGTCTTCCGTTTTCGCCGAGGCGGGGGAGGATGATCTGGTGGTTTTCTCACTCTGGTGTGACGCGATCCAGGCCCCGGAATCGGCGTGGCAGCACGACATGTACTCGGACGCCTCTgccagaggcggcggcggcgggagggtctCGGCTATCGAGACCGGCACCAAGCTCCTCATCACCAATTTGGACTTCGGCGTCTCAACCGAGGACCTCAAGGTATATACGTCGCCGGATCTACATGTCCAGTTGTTGCTCTCATGTAACTTGGTTGCTTCTTAGTAGTTGGTCTCAAAGAATCTCATAGTTTCCCTGGACGTTGTATTAGTCAAGCTATTTTATAGATCTGGCACAGGCTCAGTACCACAACTGTGATTTGGTCGCGCTAGTAGCCTCGCGTTGTTGAATTTTCTTAGCTTGTTTCTGTGAATAGGACTTTAGTTCTCAATTGTAATTAATCGTTAATGGTTGTTTGGAAGGGTGTGACCTCTTGACTGGCGTGGTTATGTTTTCGATTGCTCTACGGTAGTCTCAGTTTGGTTCGTTTAATTGATGATGCTTTTGCATATCTTATTGCTTACTTCATAAGTTGACGCTCACTTGGAATCATTTTCTTGTTATAAACTTATAGTCTCTCAGTTTGTATAGTTTACTTAAATGTTGATATGCTCTCCATAAAATGCTTTTTGCAGTTTCTTGTTCATAAGGTACTGTTCCTGAGTTATTTTTTCTTTGAATGGTTCAGGAGCTTTTCTCCGAGCTGGGTGATGTGAAGCGATGCTTGATTCACTACGACCGAAGTGGGAGGTCTAAGGTACTGATCTAGTCTTATGTTTTTCTTTGTTCCATCTTCCATGTGTGTGTTCTGTGTGATGCCCAACAGTACTTACGTTCTGCAGGGAACAGCTGAGGTTATATTTGCAAGGCGTGGTGATGCTGTTGCAGCGCTGAGGAAATACAACAATGTCCAACTTGATGGCAAGCCTATGAAAATAGAGATACTTGGGACCAACACTCCTACTGCTCCAGCTGCACTACCAACCAATAATGGAACCTATGCTAGGAATGTTGCTAAGAGGTATGTTAGATTTGGCGCATTACATATTTGTGGATTCAATTTATTGCCAGTAAAGTATCTGAATTTGCCTGTTTGCCAGAATTGGTCATAAAGTCTTGTGTGATATTAAATGTTGTGGATGGTGAATTGGTGATAATACGACTGCTATTATATATCGCAGAGGTGTTCCATTATATATTGCCCAATATTTCATTTGACATTATATAACAGTAGGTGCTCGCCGTGTTGCAATGGCATCACATTTAGTTTGTTCTTAGTTTGTAGGGGTATTAGCAGAAATGAATTATGAATTTCAGTTTCAAGAATTCATCTTTGTCTACATAGTTAGCTGGTTAGGTTATCTAGCATATTAATCATGTTCCACCATTTTCCTGCTTTATTGAATGTTTATAGGTGCACCTTTTGTTGCTTTGTCTGTTAGTAATAGATTTTCCCGCCTTAACGTACACCACTTCATTTGTTACAGTGCACCAAGGGGTGTCTCAGCTAGTTTGCCACAGAACAGACCCCGTGCAAGGGGTGGGAGGGGTCGTCGTGGTGGTGGCGGAGGCAGTGGATCTGGCGGTCGTCGTGGGAAAGAGCGTAGTCAGCCAAGGTCTGCTGAAGAACTTGATGCTGAGTTGGAGAAGTACCATGCACAGGGTACGACGCCGATGCAGACCGCCGAATAAATCAACATCTTTGCAGCGTTGATATTTCAACATGAAATTTGAAGGGCGCCCCTTTGTTCCCGCTTTTTGTGCTACTATATGTTCAAGGGACAACAAAACCTTTTACTTGTCAGGTTCTTGGCTTACTGAATTGTATGGGTTATGTGTCCTACATAGAACTAGAGTTGAGTGGATACCGGTGAACACTACTGTTATGAACATTACTTGATTGCCTTTAGTTTCTGCCTTCCTTGAGGAGCGCAAGGACTAAGGACCACCCAAGTTGCTCTGCATGTGAAAGTTATTGAAGATGTATGAGGTGAACATTCCTGTGCCGCCGATCTATCATGAGGCTGAAATTCAGATGTGCCATGGTGATCAAGCTAAACCCTTATTTCGGGTGGTCTTTGGGCGCTGTTTCCCTGCTGAACGATCTTTTAAGCTTCAGCCATCTTTAGTAAGAGGTATGTTTCCCTATCTGCTTACATTTCTTCAGTTAGTTGGTTACTTTATTCATGGGTTTAATGATCCTTTTCTCTCAAATTGCAGGTGGTTGCTACTCTTATGTTATTATGCTAGCATTGCTTTATTCTCTTGCCCATAGCAAAGCCACATGCCAGCTGGAGAGATTGTGTGATCTTCCTTCGCC
This window encodes:
- the LOC119290801 gene encoding THO complex subunit 4A-like, which gives rise to MAESLDMSLDDIIKSNKKGNSSSGGGGRRREGRRGSAAAGSGAAAAAAGGVGPNRRAFKRSGNRAAPYQPPKAPESAWQHDMYSDASARGGGGGRVSAIETGTKLLITNLDFGVSTEDLKELFSELGDVKRCLIHYDRSGRSKGTAEVIFARRGDAVAALRKYNNVQLDGKPMKIEILGTNTPTAPAALPTNNGTYARNVAKSAPRGVSASLPQNRPRARGGRGRRGGGGGSGSGGRRGKERSQPRSAEELDAELEKYHAQGTTPMQTAE